The Glycine soja cultivar W05 chromosome 19, ASM419377v2, whole genome shotgun sequence genomic sequence CGACACAACTCAAAACACAAAACCCACGTATAGGAGAATTGAATTTTGCGGAAAGTCTCGATCTTTGGTTGGCGTTTTTCCACAACTTGTCTCAGATTTGTGGACTATTGGCAGGGATTCGAGCATTTGACACAATCCAAATTCTATTTTATCTAGAGAGGTTTCTAGTATCGAGCATTGATATTAAGGAGCATGACCTGGTTATGCCCGTAATTCTAGTGTGTTTGGATCGGTGTCCAACTTCTAAAAACGTGATAATCTGAAATTACAGAGGATAGCTTCTCCTTTAGCATGCGAATTAGACGTGAATCTTGTGGGACAAGACGTGAAATTAGACATGTTCATGGCACAACGTCAATCAATATTACTCAAAACTGTTTGTCATCCTCTTTCCTCCAGCGCGTGTCTAAACTTTTTCCAAAttcagtttttagtttttaaaattttatttgattggttAAGTTTTTTAACTTTATCTCATCACGGTCTCctaaaattttgtttgattgaCTAAAGTTTTTAAatctttagaaattttaatttttagtatttgaacaaattgtttttatttatttaatgagattttaatgactaaaaattgaattttttaaaagttgaaggattaaaaaatttaataaaaaaaatcaagaaaccttgaataagtcaaataaaaatttaaggacaaaaacttaattaaccttttatatatatatatataatctcttTTTGTGTCACTATTTTAACAGATTTTCTGTCcctctttttaatttcttgttagGACTTAGACGCTTTTACACGTGAGAGAGAAGCTTTTGCATTCTTACTCATAATAAAGCATAAGTACATGGTCTTGATTTTATTATCAGAAAATTCACGTCTATGTAAGAGGAAAATGTTAAGAGGGATTCTTAATTGCGGATGCGATGAAATGTGAATTAAACCCGTTTGTTATCTTCAAAACAATACTTATAATGGGGAAGAGAAATTATTTGCTAAATGAGTCTGAATACAAACCAAAATCGCTAGATTCCACTGAGTGTGGAAATGTTTTTGCACGGGtagaaattcataaaaaaattaataataataaaattaacatcacatcaatatctaatgataatatttaatcacaatgactaaaaatattaacggatgaaaacattaaaattaagatcaatcatttttttttagattaaaaataaaaatttggaaaaattCCACATATATATTTGAccctttattttttacataaacttTGACTAATCTCATCTAATTTCAGTTATTGTCATACAATTATAACTCCTCACTCATGAGataaaaatcatcataaaatcaagagaaaaaaaaggtagAGTCTTCAGAAAAGTGCAAACTGTATAATGACGACATTGATGGTTGAACCAATTGGCATTTGGCATCTGTAGCTGTAGGGTATGGACCGTATGGTGGCCACTGGATAATCCAAGTCCAGCATACAAACCACCAATTTCCCAATTTCCATTTTCATTTCCATTATAAGAAAAAAGGACCCACTTGGAATTGTCGCTGACGAGGAGTGTCTTGTGGCCACACGAGCTTTACCATTACTAGAGCGGCAAAACCATTGTCCTTAGCTTCTGCATGTGAATTCTTGCAatgcttttccttttctccaCGGTAAGCATGAATAACAATTGCTGGTTCTTGTAATTATTATTGCAATTCCATTTTTTGTGAATTCACTGTGCAAAGTTGTATGTTAATTAGTGTGACCCAGATGGTGTTTTGAGTATTTGTTTGGAGATTCATTGAGTACTTTGAGAGATTTGTATGATACCTATGGATACTTTGCTCAAAACACCTAACAAGCTTGAGTTTTTGCACCCCCTTCACGGTTACTCTGAAAAATTTAGCAATTCATGTTCCTCTAGGGTACAAAATCAGGATTTTAGGTTTGGTTCCAAGAAACCAATTGTGAGGTGGGGTAAATGTGGTAATTTGAGGGCTAGTAGCAGTGCCCTTTTGGAGCTTGTTCCTGAATTCAAGAAGGAGAATCTGGATTTTGAACTTCCTTTGTATGATTCTTCAAAGGGTGCTGTAGTGGACCTTGCTGTTGTGGGAGGAGGTCCTGCAGGGCTTGCTGTTGCACAGCAGGTTTCTGAGGCAGGGCTTTCAGTTTGTGCCATTGATCCAAACCCCAGGCTGATTTGGCCCAATAATTATGGGGTTTGGGTGGATGAGTTTGAGGCCATGGATTTGCTTGATTGCCTTGACACTACTTGGTCCGGCGCGGTCGTCTTCATTGACGACAAAACAAAGAAGGATCTAGACAGGCCTTATGGTAGGGTCAACAGGAAGCTGCTGAAGTCCAAGATGCTGCAGAAATGCATATCAAATGGCGTCAAGTTTCACCAAGCAAAAGTTATCAAGGTTATTCACGAGGAGACCAAATCTTTGCTGATTTGTAATGATGGTGTCACTATTCAGGCCACTGTGGTTCTTGATGCAACTGGCTTTTCAAGATGCCTTGTTCAGTATGATAAACTGTATAATCCGGGGTACCAGGTTGCTTATGGGATTTTGGCCGAGGTTGATGAACACCCGTTTGATGTAGATAAAATGCTTTTCATGGATTGGAGAGATTCTCATCTGAACAATGACATGGAGCTGAAGCAGAGAAATTGTAGGATACCCACCTTTTTGTATGCCATGCCCTTTTCATCCACCAAGATATTTCTTGAAGAAACTTCTCTTGTGGCACGCCCTGGGTTACGAATGGATGATATACAAGAAAGAATGGTTGCAAGGTTGAAACACTTGGGTATTAGAGTGAAAAGCATCGAAGAAGATGAGCAGTGTGTCATTCCCATGGGTGGCCCCCTCCCAGTACTTCCCCAAAGAGTTGTAGGCATTGGCGGTACCGCAGGAATGGTGCATCCTTCGACAGGGTATATGGTAGCAAGGACCCTGGCTGCAGCTCCTATTGTTGCTAATTCTATTGTTCAGTGCCTTGGTTCTGATAGAGGTTTTTCAGGAGGCGAAACATCTGCACAAGTGTGGAAAGATTTGTGGCCTATCCAAAGGAGGCGACAAAGGGAGTTCTTCTGTTTTGGTATGGACATCTTACTCAAGCTGGACTTACCAGGTACAAGGAGATTTTTTGATGCATTTTTTGATCTGGAACCTCATTACTGGCATGGATTCTTATCATCAAGACTGTTTCTTCCCGAGCTCATATTTTTTGGACTCTCTCTATTTTCTTATGCTTCTAATACATCTAGGATAGAGATTATGGCAAAGGGAACTCTTCCTTTGGTAAACATGATCAACAACTTGGTAAAAGATACAGAATAAGACGACTTCCTTCTATTCTGTTGTGTATGCTACATATGGTTTGTGCTTCAACATGTAGTTTCCTACTCATCTTATAGATTTCTGATAATGTATAATTGTGTATATTTATTTACTCTTTGCTCACCGTAATTCACTTTGGAGAAAAAGTTCCCAAACTTACTCTATTTTAAGCCTATCGTTGTTTGCATTTGCAATGGATAAGAGGAAAAAAACTGGCGGGTCATTGTTGGTTAATGCTTATCTTGTTAAGGAATTTCACTCTTCTGCATTTATAGAATGCTTGGGCGAAATATACTATTCACTGGATGATAAGGTTTCTTGATTTCTTCACTTCAGCATGACCAAGTATTGATTCATTTCTAAATAAACTATAACTGTGATCAAATGTGATTACTGTTATTCATTTTGATGAACCTATATGATCCATGTTTTCAAATGTTGATCCTGCTAATTCATGGCCTTTCTCTCAAATTAGCCTATTCTGCTTGACTACTGAGTATAATGTTGCGtggaaatagttttttttttttaatttttatcggTAAATGTTAATTGTGGTTAGCTTTTTGTCAGCAAGAGAGATTGAACTCCTGACCTTctccctcttttcttttttcttaatcatccaattaattttatatctccATTGCGAAAGAAATAGTGGTATACACCTCACTCTAGAAATTTAAGCTTCCACATCAGGATGTGGACACCATTTTTGACCTTTGTAGCTAATGGGTGGAACAATGGTCTTCAATCTTGTCTGTTTTCCAAGAAACTATCATTCTTTATTAGCAATTACAATCTGAGCAGCAGATTTTGTTAGTGAACTCAACTAGCAACATGTTAGCAGTGAATCATACAATTCTTAACTATATTATGTGCTTCAGCTATTCTAATTCTAGTCCTGCGCATGTGGTCAGTAATATGATCACAAAAAGCAAATTTCATTCTAGTGTTAGTTTgagaaaaattatcttttatgaaTAACTTTACTAAAGTCGAGTTTAACATGTTTTTAAGCtattttataacttattttGATTAGTTTATAAAGTTGTTTGgccaaaataaaagtgtttaataaatgaatttagtttattaccttataaaaaaaaattataccatttgaaataatatttgacCTTATAACTTATAGGTTTTTTACCCTCAATTTAATAAAGATCTTTACTTactctattaataaaaattgtcctatataatgcattatttttaattattacactatttaaactatttattttattttgttataaattatttaatctttaataaaatgaaGAGCTATGCaaaaatcttaaaactttaattatctagaaatatttttttctttctaattaatatatatatatatatatatatatatatatatatatatatatatatatcacataaacatattatataaattcattACATTAAGGACTACTTAAGAGAGAGGAACTAAATTGAtagtttattcttaattttttagacacattttttttggctaattatcattttaatttttttacttaaatatttttttaattcagtaaatatttttttttattcatgtaaaTTTATCGTTTAATTTTAACCATTGTAATTTTACCCCTTTTCAATGTTggtctaataaaatattttattcatttttaggacatataaatttacatatttgCAATAGTTTCACTAAACATAACCTAAATTATATTCTACATAAAATAAAGTCATATTGTGACTGTTGTTGCATAGTTTGACGTCTGATTTGAAAGCGGCATCTTTATGACCTTTCAACAATATCATGCTCGGCATGTAAACAAAAGAAATTAGGAAAGATAAGAAATAGAAACAATGCATATAGACTCGAATGCAGCTTAGTGGCCTagtggttttattttatttttactgctAGTACTCTTCTTTTGCAAGGAAACTTCAAGTTCTCATATAGACTCGGATGCATTCATGATGCTAGCTCGAAAAGACTGTTATGGCCAAACATTCTTGTTTACTCCTCTCAAAGAAGAGCCCCAAGTTCTCATAATAGTGACTGAAAATTCGACCGAAATCAGATTTTGgtctaaaaaaaaagtagaatccTAATCTCTTGATTCAGGAAAGCTCTCGGCTGCGCttagcagcagcaacaacagcatTCATCAGTGTTCCACGGAACCCACCATTTTCTAACTCATGAATGCCCGTAATTGTTGTCCCACCTGGAGAAGTAACGTCATCTTTGAGCTGTCCCGGGTGCTTCCCAGTCTGGGAGACCATTGATGCTGCCCCTAATACCTGCAAAACACACAAATACACAAGTCAAGCAAACAACTATAGAACGGGATTTCTCAAATGTAGGTAAGGTAATACTAGTATATGCCTATGTGCAAGCACTGTGTGTTGGTTAACTAGAACCAGTAAAAAATTGCGACCAAGTATAAGGATTGGTCAACATAATTTGGATGCACTAGTGTAGTAGCTGACTTTTCTATAAACCGGGGATGGTAGATTAATTTGCTCACTCTGTTTAAACATTGCAACATAGAGGGATACTTGGTAAATTACTTGAACCCAAATTTTGTATTCATTGTTGGACACATGGTTTAGACTAAATTCTGTTTATTGGACTTGTACACACAGTAAAGCTAATAATAACACTGAAATTCAAACAATCTTCAACTTAGTTATAAAGCCAGAAGTTCTTATCCTGGCAAACTGGAAAAATACCATACCATAGAAAACtggattttttttactaatctaaaatttaaaattcactaaCTTCAACATACTTGATTcatcttaaatatatatatatatatatatgacaaaatGGCAGAATACGACAATGCAAAAGCAAACATCAGATAAATTATACACATTCGGAGAAATAAAGAATGAATTTTCTTCATTAAATGGGGATAGTATTTCATTTCACTTACAGTTTGAGAAGCTAGACTTAATGAAAGATCACGTGGTAAACCAGCTGCTACTCCTCCATCAGCCAAAGCCTCTATTGCTAAATAAACATAAGCAGGACCACTGCCACTGAACAATTTAGGAaaagtaaaataagttttagtAAATACATCAAGTTTTAGGAAATACAAGTTATAGAGATATATAGGCTTTCAGGAATGATGTACAGCCGTTGAAGAACTCAGAAGTTACACTAGGACAAAATCTGAAAAATAGGGGCAATGCTCACAAATCACTTTGAACAGGTGGAATCAATTTACAATGCTAATTGGGAATGGAAGTACAAGCATTGCATGAAGGAGAATGAGAGAGGTACGGATtaggggtagaaccctgagtTCTGAGTTCAATTCTCATGTACAcacaaaaccaaaaagaaagaacATTAAACACCCAATAGAATATTCAGACCCCAGACACTCTTCCTTTGTTCTCCCAAATGTAAAAAGTTGCATGGGAATAACAGACCTATAATTATCTTCTACCCTTCTACTGGTATCATCACTTACCTCCCAAGAAAATTTATGTTCATCAAAGATGAAGTGAAATTTCTTGTGATTTCTTAGATAATATCCAAATATTGTTCTGTGATTTTAGAAAATGAGATCTACATACCTCAGGCCAGTTATTGCATCAAAATACTTTTCCTCAGCTTTCCATATTTTGCCAATTGACCCAAATAATTGGGCTATGATATTTCCATCTTCTTCCGTTGCAGATCCCCCCAAGCTCATTACTGTCAAAGTTTTACTTTAGTTATCTATTCATTCAAGTCTGTAATCTTACAACAATGCAAATTAACACGAAAAGAAATGCAATAAGGAGTATCCATTGTTTTGTAGAATAACATACAAGGTACACAATTACCATAATATGTTAGAGAAGGCATGCTTAACATTGTAATTTAGGAAAGATCAAAGAAGGCCTTCTTCATAATTGAGATTATTTACCCATGCAATTCATGTAtccaaaccaaaaataaaaaagaaatgctGAGACTACAAGATCAAACTGTAACAAGTGCACACATATCAGAGACTACTTTTGCGAGCCTTTCAACCCCACCCTTCATAATGAAGAACAAAACATAGACTATTATAGCAAATCATGTGCAACTTCCATCATATAAAATAGCCTCATTCATCATAAACATAACTGACAATTTTGAATTCAGAGAGTCAATTACGGAACTACCAAGTTAAACAAATAATTCACGCAGCATCCATTCTCACATTCTGCTGTGTATTGAAAGTAACTGAGGAACTAAACACAATATGctcttaaaaagtaaaaaaaaagaagaagttatATATAATACCAGATGCTGCCTGGCCAACAGCTGCTGGGGTATTAGGCATCACTCTTATAAATCTGTCGTTCCCAGCCCATTCCTACATTTTATGAAACAACCATTTTCCATTAAAATATGTAACCTAACTATGTCTACAAGGCTAAAAAAGAGCAAAAAGCTACTTGCACAGCCCATGTAAAGTAGTCtacttgagaaaaaaaattgttttcattttctcattTCACTCTTGATCACaaaaatatcatcttatttttattttgtttctttcaagAATCTCCAAGTTTTTGGAATGCTCCAAATTCTACTTGAGCGTTTAAATCTGGGTCGATACCAGCAAAAACATCTCTGAATAAAGTTCTAGCACCATGCCAAATGTGCCCGAAAAAGAATAGCAGAGCAAATGAAGCATGTCCAAAAGTAAACCAACCCCTCGGACTGCTACGAAAAACACCATCTAACACATGATACAGGACACAGtgaaaacaacttcatttatttagtttaattgtGATGCACAGTGACTCTAAAACACTTTACAATGCCAATCAATCATAAATCACTAGCTATTATAAAAAGTCAATAATTGTACCATACAAGAGGATTAGtaactagatttttttttcaactaccGTAATTAAGGCCTTTGGCTTCCTAGTGGGACCTCGAGGTATCCCCATGAGCTGCAATTCTTTGAGCCGGCTATGGGACTAATCCTTAGTCCGGGATTTAGTTACACTTAAAACTTTTCACCCCTTCCCAAGAGTGTATTTTGCGGGGATAGACCCCAGGTTCTCCCCACAAGTTCAGCGTGTGTTGGCAAATGGGCTACACCCATCATCAGGTGATTAGCCTTTAGATCAATGTAAAAATTCTTTCCCTATAAgtgaatt encodes the following:
- the LOC114400340 gene encoding lycopene beta cyclase, chloroplastic-like, which encodes MIPMDTLLKTPNKLEFLHPLHGYSEKFSNSCSSRVQNQDFRFGSKKPIVRWGKCGNLRASSSALLELVPEFKKENLDFELPLYDSSKGAVVDLAVVGGGPAGLAVAQQVSEAGLSVCAIDPNPRLIWPNNYGVWVDEFEAMDLLDCLDTTWSGAVVFIDDKTKKDLDRPYGRVNRKLLKSKMLQKCISNGVKFHQAKVIKVIHEETKSLLICNDGVTIQATVVLDATGFSRCLVQYDKLYNPGYQVAYGILAEVDEHPFDVDKMLFMDWRDSHLNNDMELKQRNCRIPTFLYAMPFSSTKIFLEETSLVARPGLRMDDIQERMVARLKHLGIRVKSIEEDEQCVIPMGGPLPVLPQRVVGIGGTAGMVHPSTGYMVARTLAAAPIVANSIVQCLGSDRGFSGGETSAQVWKDLWPIQRRRQREFFCFGMDILLKLDLPGTRRFFDAFFDLEPHYWHGFLSSRLFLPELIFFGLSLFSYASNTSRIEIMAKGTLPLVNMINNLVKDTE
- the LOC114400782 gene encoding pyrroline-5-carboxylate reductase, with translation MEIFPIPAESYTLGFIGAGKMAESIARGAVRSGVLPPSRIRTAVHFNLARRGAFESFGVTVLPSNDDVVRESDVVVLSVKPQLVKDVVSKLTPLLTKNKLLVSVAAGTKLKDLQEWAGNDRFIRVMPNTPAAVGQAASVMSLGGSATEEDGNIIAQLFGSIGKIWKAEEKYFDAITGLSGSGPAYVYLAIEALADGGVAAGLPRDLSLSLASQTVLGAASMVSQTGKHPGQLKDDVTSPGGTTITGIHELENGGFRGTLMNAVVAAAKRSRELS